Proteins encoded together in one Planctomyces sp. SH-PL14 window:
- the rfbB gene encoding dTDP-glucose 4,6-dehydratase — MQSILVTGGCGFIGANFVRWMLGTDSSLRITNLDKLTYAGNLENLKEIENDPRYRFVRGDIADPAAVDQLIAEGRFHAVVNFAAESHVDRSILDSTPFITTNVMGTQVLLDACRRHRVPRYLQVSTDEVYGSLGDEGFFTEETPLAPNSPYSASKASADMLVRAAVHTFGFPAIITRCSNNYGPYQFPEKLIPLFISNALQGQSLPVYGQGTNVRDWIHVLDHCRGIEAALRQGQAGEVYNFGGESELRNIDLTKRLLKALGKPESLIRYVEDRPGHDQRYAIDCTKAKRELGWTPQYRFEDGLAETIAWYQNHADWIARVRSGAYRDYYESQYGGRLGADKTRA; from the coding sequence ATGCAGTCCATTCTGGTCACCGGCGGCTGCGGCTTCATCGGCGCGAACTTCGTCCGGTGGATGCTCGGCACCGACTCCAGCCTCCGGATCACCAACCTCGATAAGCTCACCTACGCCGGCAACCTCGAGAACCTCAAGGAGATCGAGAACGACCCCCGCTACCGCTTCGTCCGCGGAGACATCGCCGACCCCGCTGCCGTTGACCAGCTCATCGCAGAGGGGCGGTTCCACGCGGTTGTCAACTTCGCCGCCGAAAGCCACGTCGACCGCAGCATCCTCGACTCGACCCCCTTCATCACGACGAACGTGATGGGGACGCAGGTCCTCCTCGACGCCTGCCGACGGCATCGCGTCCCGCGCTACCTCCAGGTCTCGACCGACGAAGTCTACGGCTCCCTCGGCGACGAGGGCTTCTTCACGGAGGAGACGCCGCTCGCCCCCAACAGCCCCTATTCGGCCTCCAAGGCGTCGGCCGACATGCTCGTCCGCGCGGCGGTCCACACGTTCGGCTTTCCCGCGATCATCACCCGCTGCTCCAACAACTACGGCCCGTACCAGTTCCCCGAGAAGCTGATCCCGCTCTTTATCTCGAACGCCCTGCAGGGTCAGTCGCTTCCCGTCTACGGTCAGGGGACGAACGTCCGCGACTGGATTCACGTCCTCGACCACTGTCGCGGCATCGAGGCGGCCCTCCGCCAGGGACAGGCGGGAGAGGTCTACAACTTCGGCGGCGAGAGCGAGCTGCGGAACATCGACCTGACGAAGCGGCTTCTCAAGGCGCTTGGCAAGCCAGAGTCCCTGATCCGCTATGTCGAGGACCGGCCGGGACACGACCAGCGGTACGCCATCGACTGCACCAAGGCCAAGCGCGAGCTCGGCTGGACTCCGCAGTACCGGTTCGAGGACGGACTGGCCGAGACGATCGCCTGGTACCAGAACCACGCCGATTGGATCGCCCGCGTCCGCTCGGGCGCCTATCGCGACTACTACGAGTCGCAGTACGGCGGCCGGCTCGGCGCTGACAAGACGAGGGCGTAG
- a CDS encoding dipeptidase translates to MLIFDAHLDMAWNAVEWNRNLELECTAIREHEKHYPDIVPGDCTVSYPAMRRGRLGICVYTLLPRLHRKDKALTFYQSRESGHAAALGQLAYYRAMCRKGILREIPDRATLKSHYDLWKTAIAKKPDDISGDPALGFLLSMEGASPILCPGQVEQWFEWGLRIVGPTHYGPNEYGHGTGSQGGLTADGRKLLKEMDRVGMLLDATHLADESFWEALDIYHGPVLASHHNCRSLVPGDRQLADDQIKALIARGAVIGAAFDSWMIKPGFKKYVTPPEEVTMSMIVDHIDHICQLAGNANHSGIGTDLDGGYGREQSPGDLDTIADVARMAELLDKRGYSKDDIEKIMSRNFVEFFLRSLR, encoded by the coding sequence ATGCTGATCTTTGATGCCCACCTCGACATGGCCTGGAACGCCGTCGAATGGAACCGGAACCTCGAGCTCGAATGCACCGCGATTCGCGAGCACGAGAAGCACTACCCGGACATCGTCCCCGGCGACTGCACGGTCTCGTACCCGGCGATGCGGCGCGGCCGGCTGGGCATCTGCGTCTACACGCTCCTCCCCCGCCTGCACCGCAAGGACAAGGCCCTCACGTTCTACCAGTCGCGGGAGTCGGGGCACGCCGCCGCGCTCGGGCAGCTCGCCTACTACCGGGCCATGTGCCGCAAAGGGATCCTTCGCGAGATCCCCGACCGGGCGACGCTGAAGTCGCACTACGATCTCTGGAAGACCGCCATCGCCAAGAAGCCGGACGACATCTCGGGCGACCCGGCCCTCGGCTTCCTCCTCAGCATGGAAGGGGCGTCGCCGATCCTGTGCCCCGGACAGGTCGAGCAGTGGTTCGAGTGGGGCCTGCGGATCGTCGGCCCGACGCACTACGGCCCCAACGAATACGGCCACGGAACCGGCAGCCAGGGGGGGCTGACGGCGGACGGCCGTAAGCTCCTGAAGGAGATGGACCGCGTCGGCATGCTGCTCGACGCGACGCATCTCGCGGACGAGTCGTTCTGGGAGGCACTCGACATCTACCACGGCCCGGTCCTGGCGAGCCATCACAACTGCCGGAGCCTCGTTCCGGGGGACCGGCAGCTCGCCGACGACCAGATCAAGGCCCTGATCGCCCGCGGCGCGGTGATCGGCGCGGCCTTCGACAGCTGGATGATCAAGCCCGGGTTCAAGAAGTACGTCACGCCTCCCGAGGAAGTGACGATGTCGATGATCGTCGACCACATCGACCACATCTGCCAGCTCGCCGGGAACGCCAACCACAGCGGGATCGGGACCGACCTGGACGGCGGCTACGGCCGCGAGCAGTCCCCCGGCGACCTCGACACGATCGCGGACGTCGCCCGGATGGCCGAGCTCCTGGACAAGCGGGGCTACTCGAAGGACGACATCGAGAAGATCATGTCGCGGAACTTCGTCGAGTTCTTCCTGCGGTCCTTGCGGTAA
- a CDS encoding glycosyltransferase: protein MTIWDWCAWGLLLLWLRRSAPAWFGLLRPQHLRSIPPLDAPQPPRISIIVPARDEILAIEAALRSMLALDYPDLEVVAINDRSTDGTGEVMDRLAAENPRLTVVHVRELPAGWLGKNHAMHLGAQAAKGDFLLFTDGDILYEGSVLRRAMQLVEDRRLDHLVLLPQVLTETFGEKLIVNFFSVMLLIASEAAFARFSRMRGAYLGVGAFNLVRRTTYEQFEGHVPLRMEVADDMCLGKLMKHAGGRQDVYLANELLRVKWQHGGLWGIVRGLEKNMFAAMHFSVPRALIGCAALSLIMIVVPMLAFFPWSPMGLRIIALSNLLLFAVSAYLHGFPVLAGILYPAGGVVFIVIVLRSMWVTLRNRGIRWRDTFYPLEELRAGKV from the coding sequence ATGACAATCTGGGACTGGTGCGCCTGGGGACTTCTCCTCTTATGGCTCCGCCGCTCCGCTCCGGCGTGGTTCGGGCTGCTGCGGCCGCAGCACCTCCGCTCCATCCCACCGCTCGATGCGCCGCAGCCCCCGCGGATCTCGATCATCGTTCCTGCCCGGGACGAAATCCTGGCGATCGAGGCCGCGCTGCGGTCGATGCTGGCCCTGGACTATCCCGACCTCGAAGTCGTCGCCATCAATGACCGTTCCACCGACGGGACCGGGGAGGTGATGGACCGGCTGGCGGCAGAGAACCCGCGGCTGACGGTCGTCCATGTCAGGGAGTTGCCGGCCGGGTGGCTGGGAAAGAACCACGCCATGCACCTGGGGGCTCAGGCGGCGAAGGGGGACTTTCTGCTCTTCACCGACGGGGACATCCTCTATGAAGGGTCCGTCCTCCGGCGGGCGATGCAGCTGGTCGAGGACCGCCGGCTCGATCACCTCGTCCTGCTGCCGCAGGTCCTGACCGAGACGTTCGGCGAGAAGCTGATCGTCAACTTCTTCAGCGTCATGCTGCTCATCGCCTCGGAGGCGGCTTTTGCCCGGTTCTCGCGGATGCGGGGGGCGTACCTCGGCGTCGGGGCCTTCAACCTCGTCCGGCGGACAACGTACGAGCAGTTCGAGGGACACGTGCCGCTCCGGATGGAAGTCGCCGACGACATGTGCCTGGGCAAGCTCATGAAGCACGCGGGAGGACGGCAGGACGTCTATTTGGCCAACGAGCTTCTGCGAGTGAAGTGGCAGCATGGCGGCCTGTGGGGGATCGTCCGCGGGCTGGAGAAGAACATGTTCGCGGCGATGCACTTCTCCGTTCCGCGGGCGCTCATCGGGTGCGCCGCGCTGAGCCTGATCATGATCGTCGTCCCGATGCTTGCGTTCTTTCCCTGGTCGCCCATGGGACTGCGGATCATCGCCCTCAGCAATCTCCTGCTGTTCGCCGTGTCGGCCTACCTCCACGGCTTTCCGGTGCTGGCCGGCATCCTCTACCCCGCGGGCGGGGTTGTGTTCATCGTCATCGTGCTCCGCTCGATGTGGGTCACGCTGCGAAACCGCGGCATCCGCTGGCGCGACACGTTCTATCCACTCGAAGAGCTGCGGGCCGGCAAGGTGTGA
- a CDS encoding tetratricopeptide repeat protein, whose product MPVTTCRHRWLLVGLLGCCAAGCSSTGKKTASYADEESGLKSLFRSKVAQASFEEEAETIPAKPKDEAMLHLTFAEWMEDAGDATRAAQHYREVVKAKPKNVAAILGLARMDILAGRMVEAEEGLHRAQRLSADSADVAATFGQFYAARQDYEKSIESYTKAVQAEPGNSDYRHQLALAMVRGGRIEAAIPHFASTVGDAAGHYNIALILKEQGDLVGAERHLKIALNKQPKMQEARHWLAEVRRAQGLPSEPARPDAREERGSGGGGGGGGEERGAKVMTASAQLIAPGKRPAEPIPTESPRQFPLSNRHAEQLQNQK is encoded by the coding sequence ATGCCCGTGACGACCTGCCGCCACCGCTGGCTCCTTGTCGGCCTCCTGGGCTGCTGCGCCGCGGGATGCTCCTCGACGGGCAAGAAGACCGCTTCCTACGCCGACGAGGAGTCGGGTCTCAAGTCCCTCTTCCGCTCCAAGGTCGCGCAGGCCTCTTTTGAGGAAGAGGCAGAAACAATCCCCGCCAAGCCGAAGGATGAAGCGATGCTTCACCTGACGTTTGCCGAGTGGATGGAGGACGCCGGCGACGCGACCCGCGCCGCTCAGCACTACCGGGAGGTCGTGAAGGCGAAGCCGAAGAACGTCGCGGCGATCCTGGGGCTCGCCCGGATGGACATCCTGGCCGGCCGGATGGTCGAGGCCGAAGAGGGGCTTCACCGGGCCCAGCGGCTATCTGCCGACTCCGCGGACGTGGCCGCCACGTTCGGCCAGTTCTACGCGGCCAGACAGGACTACGAGAAGTCGATCGAGTCGTACACGAAGGCGGTCCAGGCGGAGCCGGGGAACTCCGACTACCGCCACCAGCTGGCGCTGGCGATGGTCCGCGGCGGACGGATCGAGGCGGCCATCCCGCACTTCGCGAGCACGGTCGGCGATGCCGCCGGGCACTACAACATCGCCCTGATCCTCAAGGAGCAGGGGGACCTCGTCGGGGCGGAGCGGCATCTCAAGATCGCGCTCAACAAACAGCCCAAGATGCAGGAGGCCCGTCACTGGCTCGCCGAGGTCCGGCGGGCTCAGGGACTCCCCAGCGAACCCGCCCGCCCTGACGCCCGTGAAGAACGAGGGAGCGGCGGCGGCGGCGGCGGCGGCGGCGAAGAACGGGGGGCCAAAGTCATGACCGCCTCGGCTCAGCTGATCGCTCCGGGGAAGCGCCCCGCGGAACCGATTCCGACGGAATCGCCGCGGCAGTTCCCGCTTTCCAACCGGCACGCGGAACAGCTTCAGAACCAGAAGTAA
- a CDS encoding M48 family metallopeptidase encodes MSCAFPVGVRRSVSIALLWAGAGTPGCTVFQRDQTVHIPESQPTQLSQTVFDQAILGTQLSSNADQRAMVERVGQRLAQASSQQHRQWQFTLVSGTRGNAVCLPGERVLVDDSLLTYCGNEAGLATAMSHAMAHAIADHGGERLSRMTQEQAGSGLLRRSATARTAPETLFSLAHGLPRGEQTPLPFSQDQNVEADAIAVQMMARAGYDPKEAVRFWEQFESWNRQELPIFAELHPITDPRRKSLDKLMPTAVGYYEQSAKYGLGLAISVPRTKKEPIATVSHEVAKGPEKLVKTADASAVTSDPFLLGGATPPTAAAPASTASSDPFSSTAGSGPAAFAATPPAAPALTSVDSATVAATLVPPALGSVEKAAAFPSSAPAESASPVAAPFSKALMAAAAAPAEEPAAFPGISGVVTSSASPVDLPAAFPGVTGVVSPPAMPVDRPAAFPASARTSSPAIPAAPAMPPSVPPAAVPTATAARPTWAPTPGAADSGARWVAPVPAEAQTTARVARPSTDLSETAPPLVDDNWKASRKPAN; translated from the coding sequence ATGTCCTGCGCCTTCCCCGTCGGCGTCCGTCGATCGGTCTCCATTGCCCTCCTCTGGGCGGGAGCAGGAACTCCCGGCTGTACCGTCTTCCAGCGGGACCAGACCGTCCACATCCCGGAGTCGCAGCCGACGCAGCTCAGCCAGACGGTTTTCGATCAGGCGATCCTCGGAACGCAGCTTTCGTCCAACGCGGACCAGCGGGCGATGGTCGAACGGGTGGGCCAGCGGCTCGCCCAGGCGTCGTCGCAACAGCATCGCCAGTGGCAGTTTACGCTCGTTTCTGGAACCCGCGGAAACGCGGTCTGTCTCCCCGGCGAGCGGGTCCTCGTTGACGACAGCCTCCTGACGTATTGCGGGAACGAAGCGGGCCTGGCGACGGCGATGTCCCACGCCATGGCGCATGCGATCGCTGACCACGGCGGCGAGCGATTGAGCCGCATGACTCAGGAGCAGGCCGGATCCGGACTTCTCCGGCGTTCCGCGACGGCGCGGACCGCGCCGGAAACCCTGTTCTCGCTCGCCCACGGGCTGCCCCGCGGGGAGCAGACTCCGCTCCCCTTCAGCCAGGACCAGAACGTCGAGGCGGACGCGATTGCGGTGCAGATGATGGCCCGGGCCGGATACGACCCGAAGGAGGCGGTCCGGTTCTGGGAGCAGTTTGAGTCGTGGAACCGGCAGGAACTGCCGATCTTCGCCGAACTCCACCCGATCACCGACCCCCGCCGAAAATCGCTCGACAAGCTGATGCCGACCGCCGTCGGCTACTACGAACAGTCGGCCAAGTACGGACTCGGCCTCGCCATCAGCGTCCCCCGAACGAAGAAGGAGCCGATCGCCACCGTCAGCCATGAAGTGGCGAAGGGGCCGGAAAAGCTCGTTAAGACGGCGGATGCTTCGGCCGTCACGAGTGACCCGTTCCTGCTTGGCGGCGCGACTCCGCCAACGGCTGCGGCGCCAGCTTCGACCGCCTCCAGCGATCCCTTCTCTTCCACCGCGGGCAGTGGCCCGGCCGCGTTCGCCGCGACTCCGCCGGCCGCTCCGGCACTGACGAGTGTGGACTCGGCGACCGTGGCCGCCACGCTGGTTCCCCCCGCGCTCGGTAGCGTCGAGAAGGCGGCCGCGTTCCCCTCGTCGGCCCCTGCCGAGAGTGCATCGCCAGTCGCCGCCCCGTTCTCGAAGGCGCTCATGGCGGCCGCCGCCGCGCCGGCTGAAGAGCCGGCCGCCTTTCCCGGTATCAGTGGCGTTGTGACCTCGTCGGCCTCGCCGGTGGATCTGCCGGCGGCCTTTCCGGGAGTCACAGGAGTTGTGAGCCCGCCCGCGATGCCTGTCGATCGCCCGGCGGCGTTCCCGGCCTCGGCACGCACGTCGAGTCCGGCGATCCCCGCAGCCCCTGCGATGCCCCCTTCGGTACCGCCGGCCGCCGTGCCGACAGCAACTGCTGCACGGCCGACCTGGGCGCCTACGCCGGGGGCCGCCGATTCGGGAGCCCGCTGGGTGGCGCCGGTCCCGGCCGAAGCCCAGACCACCGCCCGCGTCGCCCGCCCGTCGACCGACTTGAGCGAGACTGCTCCTCCGCTTGTCGACGACAACTGGAAGGCTTCCCGGAAGCCGGCGAACTGA